The Kribbella jejuensis region GCCGGCCTGCAGCACCTGGGCGGCCCGCATCCGTTCGAGCTCCTTCTCCGCCGTACGTAGCCGCTCGGCCAGGTCCGCGACCTTGGCCGGCAGCTCCTCCGGCCGGGTCTTCAGGTTCTCGCTGAGCAGCCGGACCAGCGCGCGCTCCCGGCCGAGGTAGTGCAGCGCCTCCATACCGACGAACGCCTCGATCCGGCGGACCCCGGCGCCGACCGAGGACTCGCCGGTGACGGCCAGTGCGCCGACCTGCGAGGAGTGCTTCACGTGCGTGCCACCACACAGCTCGCGCGACCACGGGCCGCCGATCTCGACCACGCGGACCTGCTCGTCGTACGTCTCACCGAACAGCGCCAGCGCGCCCCACTCGCGGGCCTCGGGCAGCGTCATGTACTGCGCGGACACCGGGAGGTCCTGCCGGACGGCGAGGTTCGCGACCTCCTCGATCTCCGAACGGGTCGCCGGGTCGAGCGCCGACGTCCAGGCGAAGTCGAGCCGCAGGTACCCGGGCTTGTTGTACGAACCGCTCTGCAGCGCGTTCGGGCCGAGCACCTGGCGGAGCGCGGCATGCACCACGTGCGTACCGGAGTGCGCCTGGCAGGCCGAGACCCGCCATTCGTGGTCGACCTGGGCGTGTACGTCGGTCCCGGGACGCAGTACGCCCTCGAGGATCTCGACCCGGTGCACGATCAGGCCCTTCACCGGGCGCTGGACGTCCAGCACCTTCAGCCGCAGCCCGTCGCCCACGATCAGGCCCTCGTCCGCGATCTGGCCACCGGACTCGGCGTAGAACGGGGTCTTCTCGAGCACCACCTCGACGGTCTCGCCCTGCTCGGCGAACTCCGCGACGGCGCCCTCGCGGAGCAGCCCGCGGACCTGCGAGTCGGTCGACAGCTCCTGGTAGCCGGTGAACTCGGTGACACCCTTGTCCCGCAGCTCGCGGTACCCGGAGGTGTCCGCGTGCCCGGCCTTCTTCGCGCGCGCGTCGGCCTTGGCCCGCTCGCGCTGCTCCTTCATCAGACTCTTGAAGCCCTCGGTGTCGACGTTCAGGCCCTGCTCGGCGGCCATCTCGACAGTCAGGTCGATCGGGAAGCCGTACGTGTCGTGTAGCTGGAACGCCTTCGCGCCCTCGAGCTGGTGTGCACCGGACGCCTTGGTCTCGCGGACCGCCACGTCGAAGATCGTCGTACCGGCGGTGAGGGTACGGCGGAACGCCTCCTCCTCGGCGTACGCGACCTGGCTGATCCGGCCGAAGTCGGTCTCCAGTTCGGGGTATGACTTCTTCATCTGCTCGAGGCTCACCGGGAGCAGCTCGACCAGGCTCGGGTCCTCGTAGCCGAGCAGCCGCATCGACCGGATCGCGCGGCGGAGCAGGCGGCGCAGTACGTACCCGCCCTGCTCGTTGCCCGGGGTGACGCCGTCGCCGATCAGCATCAGCGCGCTGCGGACGTGGTCCGCGACCACCCGGAAGCGGATGTCGTCCTCGTGCTCGGAGCCGTACTTGCGGCCGGTCAGCTCGGACGCGCGCTCGATCACCGGGTAGATCTCGTCGATCTCGTACATGTTGTCGACGCCCTGCAGCAGGTACGCGACCCGCTCCAGGCCGAGACCGGTGTCGATGTTCTTCTTCGGCAGCTCGCCGAGGATCGGGTAGCCCTCCTTGCCGCCACCCTCACCGCGGATGTTCTGCATGAAGACCAGGTTCCAGAACTCCAGGTAGCGGTCGCCCGCCTCCCAGTCCCGGTCCGCGCCGAACTCCGGGCCGCGGTCGATCAGGATCTCCGAGCAGGGGCCGCACGGGCCCGGGATGCCCATCGACCAGAAGTTGTCCTTCATCCCGAGCCGGACGATCCGGTCGTCGGGCAGCCCGGCGACCCGCTTCCAGATGTCGATCGCCTCGTCGTCCTCGTAGTACACCGAGGCGTACAGGACCGACTCGTCGAAGCCGTAGCCGCCTTCGTGCTGGGGCTTGGTGACCAGCTCCCAGGCGTACTCGATGGCCTTCTCCTTGAAGTAGTCGCCGAAGGAGAAGTTGCCGTTCATCTGGAAGAACGTGCCGTGCCGGGTGGTCTTGCCGACCTCGTCGATGTCGAGCGTGCGGACACACTTCTGCACGCTGGTCGCCCGCGGGTACGGCGGGGTCTGCTGGCCGACGAAGTACGGCACGAACTGGGCCATGCCGGCGACGTTGAAGAGCAGGTTCGGGTCCGGCGACGGCAGCGGCGCACTCGGCACCACGGTGTGGCCCCGGTCCTCGAAGTACTGCAGGAACCGCCGCCTGATCTCACTGGTTTCCATGGGTGTTACCGGTAGTCCTTACGCTGCGTCGAATCAGTCTGGGATGCGTTCTCGATGCCGAGCGCGTCCCGTAGCTCGGTCTCCCGCTCGGCCATGCCCTCGCGGACCTGGTCGCCGAAGTGCCGGACCGCGGACGCCAGCTTGGCCGCGGACTCCTGCATTCCTGCCGGAGCGAGCACCTGGGCCTTCTTCTTCAGCCGGGTGACGGCGTACACGCCGACGGCGATCCCGATGATCAGCCAGAAGATCCGCTTCACCGCTTCCGCGCCTTCCGCTCGGCCTTCATCTCGTCCTTGACGCGCTTCGCGACGTCCTTGCGCTGCTGCTCGCCGAGCGCTCGGCGGACGCCGTACGTGAACGCGGCCGCCTTCACCAGCGGACCGCCGGCGGTGGCCGAGAACAACGACATCAGCGCGGCCGCGTTCGTGGTCACGGTGGTCGCGTTGTCGGTGATCGTGTCCACCTTCGCCAGCTGGGCATTGGTGGTGGCGACCGTGGTGGTCACCTCGCCGAGCAGCGGGATGCTGGAGTCGGAGACACCCTTGACCATGATCCGGGTCTCGTCGAACACCTTGCCGAGCTTCAGGATCGGATAGGCCAGCAGGCCCACCAGGATGAGCAGCGCGCAGGCGGCTATCAACCCCGCGACTTCACCGACGCTCATGGAAACGATCCACCTTCCGTAGCGACCTCGTGCTTGTGCCCACCATGTGCCCATCTTGTGGACCGCATGACCTTATCGCGCGGCCATACCGCACTCCGCTCCAGGACACCATCCCTCACATCACAGTCCCTCACCAAACCGGATCTCCCGGTTCCGCACTGGTCCGGTGACGCTCAGGAATTACCGCGCTCACAGGCGATTCCGTCGCCGTTGCGGTCGAGCTCGGGGGTGTAGCCGGGGTCGCCGCGGTAGAGCGGGGCCTTGCCGGCGGCTCGTACTTGGGCGCAGTCCTTGTACGTCGGTGTGCTGGTGGGGGTGGTGCTCGGGGTGGTGGAGGTCGCCGGGGTGGTCGTCGGTGACGCGCTCGGTGATGGGGTGCTAGGCGATGGGGTGCTAGGCGATGGGCTGCTCGGTGGTGGGGTGGTGGTTGTCGGGCCGGTGGATGCGGTTGCGGGCGGAGGCGTCGGGCTCGCGGTGGTCGAGGTGCCGGTTGTCGGTGCGGTCGTACCAGCTGTGGTTGGCCCGGCTGTCGCTCCGGTGGTCGTCGGCGCGGTTGTGGGGCCGGTGGTTGCCCGTGCGGTGGTTGTCGGGTCTGTCGTGGTGGTGCCCGCGGTCCCTGGGGGTGCCGCCCAGGTGGGCGGGTCAGGCGTGGCAGTGGCCGCCGGTGGGAGCAGCGACGGGGTGCCGAGCGGCCTCCCGACCGGGAGGGACGGGCGTGCGCCCGACCGCGTCGTACCGTCCGTGCGCTCGACCGTCGGAACCGCCTGCGGTGCCTGACTGCTGGCCGGGTCCGGCCTGCCGAACGGCACGAACAACCACACACCCGCCAGCGCGACCGCAACCGCGGCGACCAGGCCCAGCTTCAGCACCGGCAGACGCCGCCGGCTGTGCCGCGCTCCGAACTTCCGTGCATGTCGACCTAAATGGAACTGCCTCACGACTACCTTTCGCCCCCAGGCCGTTGGGCAGCCTACCGATCCGAACGCCTCAATCGAAGCTCACGATCAGTACCCGTACGGCTCCGTCCGGTGCCCACCGCAGCTCCATCGAGCCCGTTCCCCCGCCTGACCAGCGAAAACGCGCCACGTCGTTACGGTCCTCGACCAACGTCATCGTCTCGGTCGGCGGATTTTCCCGGTACGCCGCCGCGATCGCCGTCCGCCCTTCGAACGGCCCAACCGGAATATCGGCGAACCGCATACTCGCGTCGACGGCGAACCGCTCCGCGAACGCATCCCAGTCGCCACTCACGACGGCCCGATTGAACGCCTCGACATGCTCCGCCACCCGACTCATGGACTGCCTCCGACCTCGCGGTCGCGGAGGATCTTGCGGATGGCGGCGACGCGGTCGGCGTACGACGCTTCGCCGCCGCGGCGGGTGGGGTTGTAGTAGTCGGTGCCGTCGATGACGTCCGGTGCGTACTGCTGGGGGACGACGCCGCGCGGGTCGTCGTGCGAGTACTGGTACGAGGAACCGTGGCCGAGCTTCTTCGCGCCGGCGTAGTGCGCGTCCCGCAGGTGCGGCGGTACCGGACCGACCTTACCCGCCTTCACGTCGGCGATCGCCGCGTCGACGGCCATGATCACCGCGTTCGACTTCGGCGCCAGCGCGAGCGCGACCACCGCCTGCGCGAGGTTGATCCGCGCTTCCGGCATCCCGATCAACTGCACCGCCTCGGCCGCCGCCACCGCGACCCCGAGCGCGGTGGGGTCACCCATCCCGATGTCCTCACTCGCCGAGATCACCAACCGCCGCGCGATGAACCGAGGATCCTCCCCCGCCTCGATCATCCGCGCCAGGTAATGCATCGCCGCGTCGACGTCGGACCCGCGGATCGACTTGATCAACGCCGACGCCACGTCGTAGTGCTGATCCCCCGCGCGGTCGTACCGCACCGCGGCCCGATCAACCGCCGTCTCCAACGTCACCAGGTCGATAACCGCGCGCCGGCGCTCTGCCTCTTCCGTGGCTTCGGCGTCGTCCTCGTTCTGCGCGGTCGCCTCGTCCTGTGTCGCGGCGGCCAGCTTCAACGCCTGTTCGTGCTTGGCGCGGGCACCACCTGCCGCGGCTTCCAGGTAGGTGAGGGCGCGGCGCGCATCTCCGCCTGCCATCCGCAGCAGGTGGTCGCGGGCGTCGGGAGCCAGCTCGAACTCGTCGTTCAGGCCGCGCTCGTCGGTCAGCGCGCGATCGAGCAGCAACGAGATGTCGTCGTCGGTGAGCGATTCCAGGGTGAGCAGGAGGCTGCGCGACAGCAGCGGCGAGATGACCGAGAAGAACGGGTTCTCGGTGGTGGCGGCGACGAGCGTCACCCAGCGGTTCTCGACGCCGGGCAGGAGCGCGTCCTGCTGAGCCTTGGTGAACCGGTGGACCTCGTCGATGAACAGCACCGTCTCGACCGAACCGGTCGCGCGAGCCAGATCGCGGCGGGCTCCGTCGATCACCTGCCGGACGTCCTTCACACCCGCGGTGACCGCCGACAGCTCGACGAACTTCCGGTTCGTCTGGTGCGACACGACGGCCGCGATCGTGGTCTTCCCGGTCCCCGGCGGACCCCACAGCAGCAGCGACATCGGCTGGTCGCCTTCGACCAGCCGCCGCAACGGCGACCCCGGCGCCAGCAGATGCTGCTGCCCGACCAGCTCGTCCAGACTCCGCGGCCGCATCCGCACAGCCAGCGGCGCCGCGGTGTGATCCACGTCCGCCAAGCTCCCGCCCCCACGAGCAGGTGCCGGCGCCCCGGGAAGATCGAACAACCCATCACTCACCCCAGCACCCTATCCACCCGCACCGACAATCCATTCCCGCCAGCCGCCGGATCAGGCGTTCGCGCGGTGCGGGGCGAAGACCTGGTGCCAGGTGCCGCTGCGGTGGAGCAGGACGATGGTGGGGACTTGCAGGGCGACGATCGTCACGACGGTGATGATCGGGTCGGTGGCCGGTACGACGGAGATCGGCAGGGTGTAGGAGAGCACGACGCGGACGATCGCATCGACGACCGCCGCGATACCCCACCACACGGTGATCCACTTCCAGGCTTCTCGGTACCGGGTGTTCGTCGCCCACAGCTCGTCCATGATCGGCGCCCGGCGCGGCATCATGGCGCGGGTCACGACGTACGTCATCGGCTCCGGGTGCCGGAGCGACCACAGCGTGATACCGGCGAACGGAAGGCTGATCCAGGCGTTCCGGACGAGCAGCAACCGCGCGTCCCCACCGACGACCGCGACGACGGTGCTCGCCACCATGCTGATGACGACAGCCATTCCGACCAGGTCGGTACGCCGGCTGCGCACCAGCGACACCGCCGAACTGATCAGTCCTGGGATCACGCCGACGAGCAGTGCGGTCAGGTCGCTCGCACCGAGAGCCTTGAGACCGTAGTACAGGGCAAGCGGGACGGCGATGTCGACGACGAGGAGCCAGGGACCGCGGCGGATGGGCATGACCTCAGGTTCTTCGACCCAGCCGCCGGGACGCATCGAGCCGACGGCTGTCCTGCCCTAGACCAAAGTAGGTGTCAGCGCCGGTTACTTCTTCGGGTCATCCTCGGCGTCCCGGAGCTCTTCCGGTAGCTCGTCGTCGTCGGCCTCGCGGAGCTCCTCGGGGAGGTCGTCGTCGTCGAACTCCTCGGGGAGGATTTCCTCCGGTTCGGCGCCGGACTCGGGCTTGATCGCGTTGCGCAGGCGGCCGAGGATGCGGTCTGCCTCGGTGCCGAACGGGTTGTCGTTGACCAGGTACGTCCAGGTCGCGGTCGGCCGTGGGATGCCGCTGGCCTCCTCGTTCAGGCCCTCCGCGGTGATTTCGGCGGTCTTGAACGTCTCGACCGCGTCGTCCCAGGCATCCGAGATCAACGTGTCGAACGACGCGATCGCGGACTTGTTGAACTCGTCGATCGGCTTCAGGTGCACGATGCCGCCGGCCAGCGAGCGCAGGTGGATGCCCTCGCGCAGGTCGGCCAGGTACGCCAGGTGGTCGGTCCAGCGCCGGTCCAGATGCCCGAGGGCGATCCGCCGCGCGGCGGCCTTCACCACGTCCGCCCCGACCTCGTCGACGAGTTCGTCGTACCGCTCCTTGGCACGCTCGGCGAGCTCGGTCGCGGCGAGGTCCTCGGTCAGTACCTTCTCCCGGGTCTCGAGCAGGATCGCGCGCTGCTGCCCGGTCAGGCGGTTGTACTGCCAGGTGGTCCGGTGCAGTTCGGCGTTGGCACCGTCCGCGACCCGCTGCGCGTGCTCGAGGACGCCGATCGACTTGCGGTCGGTCAGCCGGCCGGCCTCGTCCGGGTGCGGACGCAGGCCGGAGGACACCGAGTACCGCGTGACGAGCTCGTCGCCGAGCGAGGCGAAGAACAGCGTCCCGCCCGGGTCGCCCTGCCGGCCGGCGCGCCCGCGCAGCTGGTCGTCGAGCCGCCGGGACGCATGCAGGCCGGTACCGATCACGTACAGGCCACCGAGCTCGATGGCCTTCTCCTTGTCGTGCGACTCGTCCTTGCCGCCGAGCCGGATGTCGGTACCGCGGCCGGCCATCTGCGTCGACACGGTGACCGTCCCCGGCACACCGGCGTCGGCGATGATCGCCGCCTCTTCGGCGTCGTTCTTCGCGTTCAGTACGACGTGTTCGATCCCGGCCGCCGCGAGCCGGTCGCTGAGCTGCTCGGACTCCTCGACGCTGTGCGTGCCGATCAGGATCGGCCGTCCGGTCTCGTGCACCTCGCCGATGTGCTTGACCAGCGCCTCGTTCTTCTGGTCGACGGTCAGGTACAGCCGGTCCGGATCGTCGACCCGGATGTTCGGCTTGTTCGGCGGTACGACGGCCACCTCTACGTCGTAGAACTCCTGCAGCGACTCGCCGACCACGACCGCGGTACCGGTCATGCCGCACAGTGTCTTGTACCGCTTGATCAGCGCCTGCACGGTGATGCTGTCCAGCACCTCGCCGGAGTCGCTGACCGGGACGGCCTCCTTCGCCTCGACGGCAGCCTGCAGACCGTCGGGCCAGCGCTGCAGCTTCGCGATCCGGCCGCGGTTGTTGTTGATCAGGCTGACCTTGCCGTCGCGGACCAGGTAGTCGACGTCCTTGCGCAGCAGCACCTCGGCGTGCAGCGCGACGTTGACCTGGGTCAGCCGGTCCAGGTTCTCGTCGTCGTACAGGTTGATGTCCCCGAGCGCGGCCTCGACCTTGTCGGTGCCCTTGTCGGTCAGCCCGACGGTCCGGCCGTCGCCGTCCACCTCGTAGTCCACGCCCGCGCGCAGCGTCCGGACCAGCTGGACGACGTCGTCGTCGAGCGCCTCCGAGCGGGTCGCGCCGGCCAGCACCATCGGGACGCGGGCCTCGTCGATCAGGACCGAGTCGGCCTCGTCGACCAGCGCCACGTCCGCCTCGAGCGTGACCCGGTCCGCGACGTCGGTGACGAGGCGGTCCCGCAGTACGTCGAAACCGATCTCGGTGACCGGTACGTAGCAGACCTCGGCCTGGTACGCCTCGCGCCGTTCATCCGGGGTCGACGCCTGGCCGACGTGCGACACGGTCACGCCGAGCAGCTCGTACACCGGGCTCATCCACTCGGCGTCACGTTTGGCCAGGTAGTCGTTCACCGCGAGCACGTGCACCCGGCGGCCGCCGACCGCGTACCCGGCCGCGGCGATCGCGCCGGCCAGAGTCTTGCCTTCACCGGTCGCCATCTCGACGATCCGGCCCTGCAACATCGCCAGCGCGCCGACGACCTGGCCGTCGAACGCCCGCTCGCCGATCGCCCGCCGGCCGGCGTCCCGGGCCAGCGCGAGGAACTCGATCTGCTCGTCCTCGTGCAGCCCGCCGGTGGTGCGCAGTTCCGCGACCGCCTCGGTGAGCTCTTCGTCGGTCAGGGAGAGGACCGATTCCTCCGCCTCGCCGACCAGCTGGGTGAGCTGTTCGTACGGGCCGAGATCGATCGAGCCGGGGCGCTGCAGCAGCCGGCGGAAGCGGGAAGCGATTTTCAAGGCCATGATGCTGGCAACGTACAGCGTTGGGCCGTCGTTCCGCGCGTCAGGTCAGGGTGTCCATTCGTACGGGGTGGTAACGGTTACCGCGTGCAGGCCGAGTTTCTGCAGGATCGGGCGGGAGTCCTCGGAGGCGTCGACGCGGAGGAATTCGTAGCCGCGGTCCTTCGCCAGGCGGGCGCGGTGGCTGAGCAGAGCGGAGTAGAGGCCCTTGCGCCGCCATTGCGGCAACGTGCCGCCGCCCCACAGGCTGGCGAATCCGGTCCCGGGATGGAAGCGCACCCACGCCGCCGACAACGCCGGGCCGCCGGTGAGCACGTCCTCGACCAGGAACACCGACAGGCGGTCCGGGAACATCCGTGCCTCGCCCTGCAACTGCTCGACGATCCGCGCCAGCCCGCTGTCCCACAGCGTGTGGGTCAGCTCGGCGATCCGCCGGTAGTCGTCAGGGCCGTCGGCCTCGCGCAGCCGGACCTTCGACGGCAGCGCGGACGGTCGCTCGAGGACCCGGTCGACCTCGCCGAGGATCAGCGTCTCCGGGGTCTCGCGGCTGAACCCCGCCCGGACCAGCCGCTCCCCCAGGTCGGCCGGTTCGTCGTACGCGTACGTCTTCCATTCGAACGGGAGCCCGCGCTCGCGGAAGAACGCCAGCTCCTGCGCGATCACCGCGTCGGGGTCGTCCCCCAGCCCGCGTGGCGCCTCGACGAACCCGGCACCGTCCGGCCCTTCGACGTACGACCGATGGACGACACCTCCTGGGCCGACATGCTCCTGCTTCCACCCCGGAATCGCGTCCGCGTCCGGGAGCCGGATGCGGCGGTGGAACACGTCGAGCAGCTCGTCAGGAGTCATCTGCGCAGTCAACCAACTGCCGCGGGGCTGCGTCTAACCCATTGTCCTGAGAGGGGGGACATCATGAACATCCACCACATCACCCGCAAGACGATCCTCGCCACACTCACCGTGCTGGCCGTCCCCGCCGCCGCGTTCGCCGCGCCCGCGCTGACCGGATCGTCCGCCGCCCCCCGAACGACTTCAGTCAGCACCGCCGCCGCCTCCTGCCCACGCGGTTGGGGATCGCTGCCGGAGGTCAACAACCACGTACGGTCGCCGCTGTCGAAGCCGCCGACGACCGTCACCGGTGTCCGCACCGGGCGCCACGCCTGCTTCGACCGGCTCGTCGTCGACCTCACCGGCGGCGCCACCGGGTACGACGTGCGCTACGTGAGCAGCGTCCGGCAGGACGCTTCCGGCCGGCTCGTCCCGCTCCGCGGCGGCGCCCGGCTGCGGATCGTCGTCCGCGCACCGGCGTACGACATCAGCACCGGTCGCGCGACGTACACGCCCAGGAACGCGAATGAACTGGCGAACGTGAGTGGGTACAGCGCGTTCCGGCAGGTCGCGTTCGCGGGGAGTTTCGAGGGGCAGACGACGCTCGGGCTGGGCGTCCGGGCCCGGCTCCCGTTCCGCGTGTTCACGGTCCCGGGGCCGGGCTCGCACGCCCGCCTTGTGGTGGACGTCGCCCACCACTGGTAATCAGTTGCCTACAGCACCCGGTTGAGCAGGTCGTAGAAACTGTTCGCCAGCACCAGTTCGTACGG contains the following coding sequences:
- the alaS gene encoding alanine--tRNA ligase gives rise to the protein METSEIRRRFLQYFEDRGHTVVPSAPLPSPDPNLLFNVAGMAQFVPYFVGQQTPPYPRATSVQKCVRTLDIDEVGKTTRHGTFFQMNGNFSFGDYFKEKAIEYAWELVTKPQHEGGYGFDESVLYASVYYEDDEAIDIWKRVAGLPDDRIVRLGMKDNFWSMGIPGPCGPCSEILIDRGPEFGADRDWEAGDRYLEFWNLVFMQNIRGEGGGKEGYPILGELPKKNIDTGLGLERVAYLLQGVDNMYEIDEIYPVIERASELTGRKYGSEHEDDIRFRVVADHVRSALMLIGDGVTPGNEQGGYVLRRLLRRAIRSMRLLGYEDPSLVELLPVSLEQMKKSYPELETDFGRISQVAYAEEEAFRRTLTAGTTIFDVAVRETKASGAHQLEGAKAFQLHDTYGFPIDLTVEMAAEQGLNVDTEGFKSLMKEQRERAKADARAKKAGHADTSGYRELRDKGVTEFTGYQELSTDSQVRGLLREGAVAEFAEQGETVEVVLEKTPFYAESGGQIADEGLIVGDGLRLKVLDVQRPVKGLIVHRVEILEGVLRPGTDVHAQVDHEWRVSACQAHSGTHVVHAALRQVLGPNALQSGSYNKPGYLRLDFAWTSALDPATRSEIEEVANLAVRQDLPVSAQYMTLPEAREWGALALFGETYDEQVRVVEIGGPWSRELCGGTHVKHSSQVGALAVTGESSVGAGVRRIEAFVGMEALHYLGRERALVRLLSENLKTRPEELPAKVADLAERLRTAEKELERMRAAQVLQAGAELASNPRDVFGVQFVGHRAPDGVNGGDLRKLALDVRGRMGNEKPVVVAVLSVNDGKPGVVIALNDTAREWRLKAGDLVRIAAEKLGGRGGGKDDVAQGGGTDPAGADDALSAVEHAIGHQVTG
- a CDS encoding DUF6167 family protein, whose translation is MKRIFWLIIGIAVGVYAVTRLKKKAQVLAPAGMQESAAKLASAVRHFGDQVREGMAERETELRDALGIENASQTDSTQRKDYR
- a CDS encoding DUF948 domain-containing protein gives rise to the protein MSVGEVAGLIAACALLILVGLLAYPILKLGKVFDETRIMVKGVSDSSIPLLGEVTTTVATTNAQLAKVDTITDNATTVTTNAAALMSLFSATAGGPLVKAAAFTYGVRRALGEQQRKDVAKRVKDEMKAERKARKR
- a CDS encoding nuclear transport factor 2 family protein is translated as MSRVAEHVEAFNRAVVSGDWDAFAERFAVDASMRFADIPVGPFEGRTAIAAAYRENPPTETMTLVEDRNDVARFRWSGGGTGSMELRWAPDGAVRVLIVSFD
- a CDS encoding replication-associated recombination protein A — protein: MSDGLFDLPGAPAPARGGGSLADVDHTAAPLAVRMRPRSLDELVGQQHLLAPGSPLRRLVEGDQPMSLLLWGPPGTGKTTIAAVVSHQTNRKFVELSAVTAGVKDVRQVIDGARRDLARATGSVETVLFIDEVHRFTKAQQDALLPGVENRWVTLVAATTENPFFSVISPLLSRSLLLTLESLTDDDISLLLDRALTDERGLNDEFELAPDARDHLLRMAGGDARRALTYLEAAAGGARAKHEQALKLAAATQDEATAQNEDDAEATEEAERRRAVIDLVTLETAVDRAAVRYDRAGDQHYDVASALIKSIRGSDVDAAMHYLARMIEAGEDPRFIARRLVISASEDIGMGDPTALGVAVAAAEAVQLIGMPEARINLAQAVVALALAPKSNAVIMAVDAAIADVKAGKVGPVPPHLRDAHYAGAKKLGHGSSYQYSHDDPRGVVPQQYAPDVIDGTDYYNPTRRGGEASYADRVAAIRKILRDREVGGSP
- a CDS encoding VC0807 family protein — protein: MPIRRGPWLLVVDIAVPLALYYGLKALGASDLTALLVGVIPGLISSAVSLVRSRRTDLVGMAVVISMVASTVVAVVGGDARLLLVRNAWISLPFAGITLWSLRHPEPMTYVVTRAMMPRRAPIMDELWATNTRYREAWKWITVWWGIAAVVDAIVRVVLSYTLPISVVPATDPIITVVTIVALQVPTIVLLHRSGTWHQVFAPHRANA
- the secA2 gene encoding accessory Sec system translocase SecA2; this encodes MALKIASRFRRLLQRPGSIDLGPYEQLTQLVGEAEESVLSLTDEELTEAVAELRTTGGLHEDEQIEFLALARDAGRRAIGERAFDGQVVGALAMLQGRIVEMATGEGKTLAGAIAAAGYAVGGRRVHVLAVNDYLAKRDAEWMSPVYELLGVTVSHVGQASTPDERREAYQAEVCYVPVTEIGFDVLRDRLVTDVADRVTLEADVALVDEADSVLIDEARVPMVLAGATRSEALDDDVVQLVRTLRAGVDYEVDGDGRTVGLTDKGTDKVEAALGDINLYDDENLDRLTQVNVALHAEVLLRKDVDYLVRDGKVSLINNNRGRIAKLQRWPDGLQAAVEAKEAVPVSDSGEVLDSITVQALIKRYKTLCGMTGTAVVVGESLQEFYDVEVAVVPPNKPNIRVDDPDRLYLTVDQKNEALVKHIGEVHETGRPILIGTHSVEESEQLSDRLAAAGIEHVVLNAKNDAEEAAIIADAGVPGTVTVSTQMAGRGTDIRLGGKDESHDKEKAIELGGLYVIGTGLHASRRLDDQLRGRAGRQGDPGGTLFFASLGDELVTRYSVSSGLRPHPDEAGRLTDRKSIGVLEHAQRVADGANAELHRTTWQYNRLTGQQRAILLETREKVLTEDLAATELAERAKERYDELVDEVGADVVKAAARRIALGHLDRRWTDHLAYLADLREGIHLRSLAGGIVHLKPIDEFNKSAIASFDTLISDAWDDAVETFKTAEITAEGLNEEASGIPRPTATWTYLVNDNPFGTEADRILGRLRNAIKPESGAEPEEILPEEFDDDDLPEELREADDDELPEELRDAEDDPKK
- a CDS encoding GNAT family N-acetyltransferase, yielding MTPDELLDVFHRRIRLPDADAIPGWKQEHVGPGGVVHRSYVEGPDGAGFVEAPRGLGDDPDAVIAQELAFFRERGLPFEWKTYAYDEPADLGERLVRAGFSRETPETLILGEVDRVLERPSALPSKVRLREADGPDDYRRIAELTHTLWDSGLARIVEQLQGEARMFPDRLSVFLVEDVLTGGPALSAAWVRFHPGTGFASLWGGGTLPQWRRKGLYSALLSHRARLAKDRGYEFLRVDASEDSRPILQKLGLHAVTVTTPYEWTP
- a CDS encoding AMIN-like domain-containing (lipo)protein, giving the protein MNIHHITRKTILATLTVLAVPAAAFAAPALTGSSAAPRTTSVSTAAASCPRGWGSLPEVNNHVRSPLSKPPTTVTGVRTGRHACFDRLVVDLTGGATGYDVRYVSSVRQDASGRLVPLRGGARLRIVVRAPAYDISTGRATYTPRNANELANVSGYSAFRQVAFAGSFEGQTTLGLGVRARLPFRVFTVPGPGSHARLVVDVAHHW